From the Brachyhypopomus gauderio isolate BG-103 chromosome 5, BGAUD_0.2, whole genome shotgun sequence genome, one window contains:
- the LOC143514291 gene encoding uncharacterized protein LOC143514291 → MPNSKNSWRYNKKQFCYFCEKPYSKISRHLEFVHSNESEVAKAFSFPKNSKERRVRLRHLTNRGNFSHNAMVMQKGSGEIVACNRPKTLKHPQDFTHCSHCHGLYSRKSLWRHVKICPQKPEQVAKTGRKRVASQSCFQCPSEVSEGLWKIVCEMSQDEISAAVRQDKYIILFGEQMYNRLKSNPGKNEYIRQKMREIARLLLKAKQLTPLSCMEDFIKPSNFPHVIAAVRAVAGYDEHGNTYKIPSLALKLGNSLMRISSCVECSALISGQEQAAKSAQSFRRLYEARWNEVVSSSALNTLTEAKWNKPQVLPFTEDVKNLHTFLTNEQRNAKSTLLAEPNAKRYATLCKLTLSQVILFNRRREGEVSKMPLKNYISRVKTQLQQDIALGLSEFEKKLCSHFERVEIRGKRGRKVPVLLTPDMVSSLDALIRMRQEFVPAENGFLFARPNALTSYRGADCIREYANASGTKNPDAISSTQLRKQVATLSAVLNSKEHEMDQLASFMGHDIRVHRDFYRLPESTLQLAKMSKLLLAMEKGKLKEVHGLKLDDIVIDPMDEVDVSSDAEQNEEAISTNQEPSGCHQNLGKAERNDPLSQGQLKQVPRKKRTWSASEVQAIERHLMKFIRTCQLPGKKECVSCLLSEPVALQARDWTAVKFYIKNRITTLKRSQTK, encoded by the exons ATGCCAAATTCTAAAAATAGTTGGCGATATAACAAAAAGCAGTTTTGTTACTTCTGTGAAAAGCCATACTCTAAAATTTCCAGACACTTAGAGTTTGTACACAGCAATGAATCAGAAGTGGCAAAGGCTTTTAGCTTCCCAAAAAATTCtaaagagagaagagtgagattacGACACTTGACAAACAGAGGAAATTTCTCTCATAATGCCATGGTCATGCAGAAGGGGAGTGGAGAGATTGTTGCATGTAACCGCCCCAAAACCTTAAAACATCCACAAGATTTTACACATTGTTCACATTGTCACGGTCTGTACTCCAGGAAATCACTGTGGAGACATGTAAAAATCTGCCCACAGAAACCAGAACAAGTTGCTAAAACTGGGAGAAAAAGAGTTGCGTCTCAGAGCTGTTTTCAATGCCCCTCTGAAGTCAGTGAAGGTCTTTGGAagattgtgtgtgaaatgtcccAGGATGAGATCTCAGCAGCTGTGAGACAAGACAAGTATATAATACTTTTTGGAGAGCAAATGTACAATAGACTAAAATCAAATCCAGGGAAAAATGAGTACATCAGACAAAAAATGAGAGAGATTGCACGACTTCTTTTAAAAGCAAAACAGTTGACTCCTCTATCATGCATGGAGGACTTCATTAAACCATCAAATTTTCCACATGTAATTGCAGCTGTAAGAGCTGTGGCAGGGTATGATGAGCATGGAAATACATACAAAATACCCTCATTGGCATTAAAGCTGGGCAACAGCTTGATGAGAATTTCTTCTTGTGTAGAATGCAGTGCACTAATTTCTGGGCAAGAGCAGGCAGCAAAGAGTGCCCAAAGCTTTAGAAGACTCTACGAAGCCAGATGGAATGAGGTAGTTTCATCTTCAGCACTGAATACTCTTACTGAGGCCAAATGGAACAAGCCCCAAGTGTTGCCCTTTACTGAGGATGTGAagaatttgcacacatttttaacTAATGAGCAGAGGAATGCCAAGAGTACCTTGCTTGCAGAGCCCAATGCAAAAAGATATGCAACTCTTTGCAAACTGACATTAAGTCAGGTCATTCTGTTtaacagaaggagagagggtgaaGTTTCTAAGATGCCACTTAAAAATTATATCTCTCGAGTGAAGACGCAGTTGCAGCAAGATATTGCCCTGGGTCTTAGTGAGTTTGAAAAGAAACTCTGTAGCCATTTTGAAAGAGTTGAAATTCGCGGTAAGCGAGGTAGAAAAGTGCCAGTTCTACTGACACCTGACATGGTCAGTTCTTTGGATGCTCTCATCAGAATGAGACAAGAGTTTGTACCTGCCGAGAATGGCTTCCTTTTTGCACGGCCAAATGCTTTGACAAGTTATCGGGGGGCTGACTGCATTCGAGAATATGCCAACGCTAGTGGCACTAAAAATCCAGATGCCATTTCTTCTACACAGTTGCGTAAGCAAGTTGCCACATTGTCAGCGGTTTTAAATTCGAAGGAGCATGAGATGGATCAACTGGCAAGCTTCATGGGCCATGATATCAGAGTGCATCGGGACTTCTATCGTCTTCCAGAAAGCACATTGCAGTTGGCAAAAATGAGTAAGCTTCTCCTTGCCATGGAGAAAGGGAAGCTGAAGGAGGTTCATGGACTTAAGCTGGATGATATCGTGATTGACCCCATGG ATGAAGTAGATGTGTCTAGTGATGCTGAACAAAATGAAGAGGCAATTTCTACAAATCAGGAACCTTCAG GCTGCCATCAGAATTTGGGAAAAGCAGAAAGGAATGATCCTTTGTCCCAAGGACAACTGAAACAAG TGCCAAGAAAGAAAAGGACATGGTCTGCATCAGAAGTGCAGGCCATTGAGAGACACTTGATGAAATTTATCAGAACTTGTCAACTGCCAGGGAAAAAGGAGTGCGTTTCTTGCCTACTATCAGAACCTGTGGCACTTCAAGCAAGAGACTGGACTGCAGTGAAATTTtatattaaaaacagaattacTACATTAAAAAGAAGTCAAACCAAGTAA